The following is a genomic window from Onthophagus taurus isolate NC chromosome 1, IU_Otau_3.0, whole genome shotgun sequence.
ATTCAAAGCTTACATGTCCGAGGCTGGAGTAGATATTGATGGAGTCATCCAATACCTCCACGATCTCATCGCCGGAGCTCCAATTCCCGTAGCCAAGAAATCCGAAGTTCGTAGTGTAAGAGATTTCGTCGATGAAGTCCTTGCTATTTTGGATCTTCAAGCCGTACTTGAAGCTCTCAATGACAAACTCAATAATAGCGCCGAATTCCAAGAATTCTTTGGAAAAATCTCCAGCGAAGATGCTCATCAAATGGTCGAAGAAATCCGTGCTATTCCCGAGGTTCAACGCATCGCCCAACGTCTCCGCGAAATGGGTATTGACGTTGACAAAGTTATCGACTTAGTCTACGGTCTTTTGGGATGGTCCAAATAATTAACctatattttaagttttgtaCTTTTGATAtacttttcattaaataaattcatgtGATATTAAAcgtcttatttctttttgtataaaaacgaaatacaaGATCAAATATATGCAGAAACTTTAATGCGATCTACGAAAGCAGAAGAAAAAAAGCTAACGACACTCTGTGTGATATTGTCATATGATTAGCTTGATGTTATAAAAACATTCCTGCGTATTATCTTCTTCTTTCTAGTCGTTCTCTCATTACTGAAAATCATGATCATTGGCAACTTATAATAATCTTCTGATTCAGGCCCGTCCATTGGGTTGATGACCCTCCTCTCGACTTTCGTTGCTCTACATTTCCCAATATTATCAACCTCTCCATATTATTACAATCTCCTCGTGTAATGTGTCCAAGAAAGTTCCTCTCAGTTCCTCTGTTCCACGGAATTCGGAGTCTGTACATCCAACATCACGATTATAACTTGTCTTTTTTTTACGTTAATCTTAAGGccacatttattttcttattgagTGGTAGTTGCAGTTTCTCATGGAGGTAACAAATATTGGCTAAAAATACAACACACAGCTAGAATAGCACAGATCCCAACGCAAGATAAGCTGCAGCTTAGTAGATAAACTGATTATGAACCGAGTTTTAATCGTATGCgacataaacaattttgatttgcCAAAATAAGTACTTTGCTATAAAAATGATGATGAAAACATTGTATACCTACAGTTATTCCCGCAAAGCTTATTTCAATTAAAGTACTTGGCATTCCAACTTTAGTTTTATTCCTACAATTATCTAAGatagtttttttctttaaaatatcttctcctctataaattttaaatataaaaatcgcCCGTTGTCTCTGCAACGTTAAACCGTCCGGAAGCAAAAGATTTCCTTCGATTTCATCGTTTATGTTCGGATTAGCCAAAGGCACTTTGGCTTGACTGTCCTTTGTAAGAACggtgaaagttatttttaaataacctcTCGGTCCTGTATGTTTCGGAGATTTCGATGTGAGGATTGcccatttttgataaaaaatatggTCTGGTTGATTCCAAACCGTGGCTACATCGAGTCTACAAAATCCCAAACTTTTTTTCCTACACCAACATTTTCCAGGCTTTATAACCTATTAacaagaaaaagttatttaattgtaacaaGTTCAAAAATAACGTTAACTTACCgttatcaaaatttgtttatctagGAGAGTTTGAAGATCTGTTCTGAACTCAAAAACGAAATACTAAGAAAACgaatgataataattaattttactaaatGTAATGTGCCAAACAAATAACCCGAATTAACTCAAGATACTACTAAAGATTGATAACaagaaaacatttaattttagtagGTTTTGAGCAAATATAGCTAATATAAACGTGTGATCGGCTAATATTATACATCATTAGAAAGCttacacaattttttataagataTATATTCTGCCTAAATCTCGTCTTATCATATAAAGATGGTATTGTCCCGGAAATGTGAGAGCAATAGGAAAATATGAGATGATGCTTGATTTTTTGTAAGTAATTACTTGTGCACAGGGGCGATCGacttttattatatatcactagaaagagcagaaaatttcttataagATGTATGTGTTGCTTCACTTTCATCATGTCATATAAAGAAGTTATTGCCCCAGTAATATTTAAAAGCTAGTAAATATGCAATTTTAGTAATTGTTAGTGTAATATAACTTATGCAAACGTATGATCAACTGTCATTATATATCATTAGAGAGCCCAAACAATTGCTTATAAGATACGTATGCTGCTTGAGTTTCTTCTTATCATATAAAGATGGTATTGTCcctgaaaatgttaaaacacCAAGAAAATATGGGATGATGGTGGATTTTTGCAAGTAACTACTTGTGACGAGGTGGAATCAACTTCTATCAtatatcactagaaagagcagaaaattttttataagatgTATGTGTTGCTTCACTTTCGTTATATCATATAAAGAAGTTATTGCAcaagtaatatttaaaaactggtaaaaatacaattttagcAGTTTTTGGTGAAATATAACTTATACAAACGTGTGATCAACTTCCATTATATATCattagagagttcaaacaatTGCTTATAAGATGCGTATGCTGCTTAAGTTTCTTCTTATCATATAAAGATAGTATTGTTCCTGAAAGTGTTAAAACACCAAGAAAATATGGGATGATGGTGGATTTTTGCAAGTAACTACTTGTGACGAGGTGGAATCAACTTGTATCAtatatcactagaaagagctgaaaattttttataagatgTATGTGTTGCTTCACTTTCGttataacatataaaaaagttattgcacaagtaatatttaaaaactggtaaaaatacaattttagccgtttttgatgaaatataaCTTATACAAACGTGTGATCAACTTCTATTATATATCATTAGAGAGTTCAAATAATTGCTTATAAGATACGTATGCTGCTTGAGTTTCTTCTTATCATATAAAGATGGTATTGTCccttaaaatgttaaaacacCAGGAAAATATGGGATGATGGTGGATTTTTGCAAGTAACTACTTGTGACGAGGTGGAATCAACTTCTATCAtatatcactagaaagagcagacatttttttataagatgtATGTGTTGCTTCGCTTTCGTTATATCATATAAAGAAGTTATTGCAcaagtaatatttaaaaactggtaaaaatacaattttaaccgTTTTTGGTGAAATATGACTTATACAAAGGTGTGATCAACTTCCATTATATATCATTAGAGAGCTCAAACAATTGCTTATAAGATGCGTATGCTGCTTGAGTTTCTTCTTATCATATAAAGATGGTGTTGTTcctgaaaatgttaaaacacCAGGAAAATATAGGATGATGGTGGATTTTTGCAAGTAACTACTTGTGACGAGGTGGAATCAACTTCTATCAtatatcactagaaagagcagaaaattttttataagataTATGAGTTGCTTTACTTTCGTTATATCATATAAAGAAGTTATTACAcaagtaatatttaaaaactggtaaaaatacaattttagcCGTTTTCGGTAAAATATGACTTATACAAACGTGTGATCAACTTTCATTATATATCATTAGAGAGCTCAAACAATTGCTTATAAGATACGTATGCGGCTTGAGTTTCTTCTTATCATATAAAGATGGTACTGTctctgaaaatgttaaaacacCAGGAAAATATGGGATGATGGTGGATTTTTGCAAGTAACTACTTGTGACGAGGTGGAATCAACTTCTATCAtatatcactagaaagagcagaaaattttttattagatgTATGTGTTGCTTCACTTTAGTCATATCATATAAAGATGGTATTGTCCcggaaaatattaaaacaccACGAAAATAggcataaaaaaa
Proteins encoded in this region:
- the LOC139429155 gene encoding otoferlin-like; its protein translation is MTAKKEFFLINVTVLEGRHFAWPSMDSYVRIKIGNFSQKTGVRKSTDCPFFNEYFVFEFRTDLQTLLDKQILITVIKPGKCWCRKKSLGFCRLDVATVWNQPDHIFYQKWAILTSKSPKHTGPRGYLKITFTVLTKDSQAKVPLANPNINDEIEGNLLLPDGLTLQRQRAIFIFKIYRGEDILKKKTILDNCRNKTKVGMPSTLIEISFAGITVGIQCFHHHFYSKVLILANQNCLCRIRLKLGS